The proteins below are encoded in one region of Peptococcaceae bacterium:
- a CDS encoding 4Fe-4S dicluster domain-containing protein, giving the protein MLAIEKKRLNELLRRMNRDFQVYVPYLENGTGKFAPYQEERELYLEMNTLLPPKDIFFPQTEKMYKFRAAGNELEIEEIAEQKEKQVVFGIRSCDAFSIDCLDKVFLSRGYEDAFYKNKRENTLLVGLACTAVGDTCFCQSMGLNPQEAVGVDLQVLDLGAEWGFKARTAAGQELLAKYGDVLHETGASPLPAEEFKLKVEVEGVPEKLSRMFDHPVWEEVSRKCLGCALCTYLCPTCHCFDVSGKVKGEEGYRFRCWDSCMFSEYTRMAGGHNPRPTKKERVRNRFMHKLSYFVERYGQLLCTGCGRCLAKCPVNMDITAVIRKIKEAEVE; this is encoded by the coding sequence ATGCTGGCTATTGAGAAGAAACGCTTGAACGAACTGCTGCGGAGAATGAACCGGGACTTCCAGGTTTATGTACCCTACCTGGAGAACGGGACGGGCAAATTCGCGCCTTATCAGGAAGAACGGGAATTGTACCTGGAAATGAACACGCTGCTGCCTCCCAAGGACATCTTTTTCCCGCAGACGGAAAAGATGTATAAGTTCCGGGCTGCGGGGAACGAGCTGGAGATAGAAGAAATAGCGGAACAAAAGGAAAAGCAGGTCGTTTTCGGGATTCGTTCCTGCGACGCCTTTAGCATTGACTGCCTGGACAAGGTTTTCCTCAGCCGGGGATACGAGGACGCCTTTTACAAGAATAAACGGGAAAACACTCTTTTGGTGGGCTTGGCCTGCACTGCCGTTGGGGACACCTGCTTCTGCCAGTCGATGGGCTTGAATCCCCAGGAAGCGGTGGGGGTAGACCTTCAGGTGCTGGACCTGGGCGCGGAATGGGGGTTTAAAGCCAGGACGGCAGCCGGCCAAGAACTGCTGGCCAAATACGGGGATGTTTTACATGAAACAGGAGCGTCGCCCCTGCCGGCGGAAGAGTTTAAGCTCAAGGTGGAGGTTGAGGGCGTGCCGGAAAAGCTCTCCCGGATGTTTGACCACCCGGTCTGGGAGGAAGTGAGCCGCAAGTGCCTGGGCTGTGCGCTCTGCACCTATCTTTGCCCGACTTGCCACTGCTTTGATGTATCCGGCAAGGTCAAAGGGGAAGAGGGCTACAGGTTCCGCTGCTGGGACAGCTGCATGTTTTCGGAATACACCCGCATGGCGGGAGGGCATAACCCGCGTCCCACCAAAAAGGAGCGGGTTCGCAACCGGTTCATGCACAAGCTCAGCTATTTTGTGGAACGTTACGGCCAGCTGCTTTGCACGGGCTGCGGCCGCTGCCTAGCCAAATGCCCGGTGAACATGGACATTACCGCCGTTATTCGGAAAATAAAGGAGGCGGAGGTTGAATGA
- a CDS encoding FAD/NAD(P)-binding protein, whose protein sequence is MNANPLVPIRGRIIKIVQETPDVKTFHVSTTGGEKPFAPKPGQLAMLSLPQAGEAMFSITSQGPNHLELAIKEVGQLTGALHQVEEGQECGIRGPYGNGFPLDYLKGKDLLFIGGGIGLAPVRSLINHCIENRAEFGKMYVVYGARSVADLVFKEDLFENWPKVENMEVYTTIDRPEEGWTGHVAFVPAYVEELGFKPMTTITCGPPIMIKFVLQALARMGFNDADVITTLEMRMKCGIGKCGRCNIGSLYVCLDGPVFTLEQLKKLPPEY, encoded by the coding sequence ATGAATGCCAACCCTCTTGTTCCCATACGGGGAAGGATAATAAAGATTGTTCAGGAAACTCCGGATGTAAAAACATTTCATGTCAGCACCACCGGCGGGGAAAAGCCGTTTGCTCCGAAACCGGGACAGCTGGCCATGTTATCCCTGCCCCAGGCAGGCGAAGCCATGTTTTCCATCACTTCCCAGGGACCAAATCACCTGGAGCTTGCCATCAAGGAAGTGGGCCAGCTGACAGGGGCGCTTCACCAGGTGGAGGAAGGGCAGGAATGCGGCATCAGGGGACCGTACGGCAACGGCTTTCCGCTGGATTATCTCAAGGGCAAGGACCTGCTCTTTATCGGCGGCGGTATAGGACTGGCGCCGGTCCGCAGTCTTATCAACCATTGTATTGAAAACAGGGCGGAATTCGGGAAAATGTATGTGGTTTACGGCGCGCGTTCCGTGGCCGACTTGGTTTTCAAGGAAGACCTTTTCGAAAACTGGCCGAAGGTGGAAAACATGGAGGTCTATACGACCATCGACCGGCCGGAAGAGGGTTGGACGGGGCATGTGGCCTTTGTTCCCGCCTATGTGGAGGAACTGGGCTTCAAGCCCATGACCACCATTACCTGCGGCCCGCCGATCATGATTAAATTCGTCCTCCAGGCCCTGGCCAGGATGGGCTTTAACGACGCCGACGTCATCACCACCTTGGAGATGCGCATGAAATGCGGTATCGGCAAGTGCGGCCGCTGCAACATTGGAAGCCTCTATGTGTGCCTGGATGGACCCGTCTTTACGCTGGAGCAGCTGAAAAAACTGCCGCCTGAGTATTGA